A single region of the Nicotiana sylvestris chromosome 6, ASM39365v2, whole genome shotgun sequence genome encodes:
- the LOC138871819 gene encoding uncharacterized protein, whose protein sequence is MESRPENSQKGKEVASEAHIKLESDLNSVKSSLCAELEKNKQLQEELGRVKSDLEKSLKWTWSSDAITALYTNNGGNKQGTVKGSNLQCYMDSGCSKHITGSTNDFLSLKALQGGSVSFENGKKGYILGVGRIEKSLSHSIENVYYVKGLKYNLLMVKRYKNIYVADFESLQSGDLSCLSIIDDDAELWHKRLGHASFTLINKLVRKDLVRGMPKSSFKDHKVCDACIKGKQVRSSFNPKRNSVPQSHLIFFTWIYVDL, encoded by the exons ATGGAAAGTAGGCCTGAAAATTCTCAGAAGggaaaggaagttgcaagtgaggcacacattaagcttgaaagTGACTTAAATTCAGTAAAGTCTAGTCTGTGTGCTGAGCTTGAGAAAAATAAACAACTTCAGGAAGAACTAGGAAGAGTGAAAAGTGATCTTGAAAAATCACTTAAGTGGACCTGGTCATCTGATGCTATCACTGCCTTGTACACCAACAATGGGGGAAACAAGCAG GGAACAGTGAAAGGGAGCAACCTACAATgctacatggatagtggctgctcaaagcatataaCAGGAAGTACAAATGATTTTCTTTCACTTAAGGCcttgcaaggagggagtgtatcctttgaaaatggCAAGAAAGGATACATTCTAGGAGTTGGAAGGATTGAGAAATCTCTCTCTCACTCAAtcgaaaatgtgtactatgtgaaAGGGTTGAAGTACAACTTGCTAA TGGTAAAAAGATACAAAaatatctatgttgctgattttgagtcTCTGCAGAGTGGTGATCTCAGCTGTCTAAGTAttattgatgatgatgctgaattaTGGCACAAAAGGCTGGGTCATGCAAGTTTCACGTTGATAAACAAATTGGTCAGGAAGGACTTGGTTCGTGGTATGCCCAAGTCAAGCTTCAAGGATCACAAAGTGTGTGATGCATGTATAAAAGGGAAGCAAGTTAGATCCTCATTCAACCCAAAAAGGAATTCAGTACCTCAAAGCCATTTGATATTCTTCACatggatctatgtggacctatga